AAGTTTCGTCGTCGACATCGCTGGGGTAGGGGCGGCGTGACATCCTGAGTATCAGCATGCGGCTGAAACGCTCAAAACGCCACCGTTTCGCCCTATTGATCACGGCATAGGTATGAATTGGTAGACTTGCCGTATGCCTGGCTGGCAGCCGACCCACTACTCCCGCGTTCAGCTTGAGGAGCGTCGCATGGCCGCTCTGGAATGGATTGAGCGCGGAACCCACCGGAACGAAGAGATTGCGGAGCATTTCGGTGTCTCTGTGCATACGGTCTACACCTGGAAAGCTCGACTACGGCGCAACGGTGGCCTGAAGGCCACCGTTGCCGGTGGCGCTGTTGCGCGACTCACTTCCGCACAACACGAGCACCTGCGCACCCTCCTCAGAGAGGGTGCTTTGCAGCACGGCTTGGCATCGCGGTAGCAGTGGCGCGAAGAGTCGGGTTTTGCCTGCGCCTCAGCTTTCCACCTCGTCTGGGTCGCGCAGCCGCCTGAATTGCCCGACCGGCATCTGTGAGGTCAGCGAGAAGTGGTACCGGCCGCCCAGGTGGATGTGCTCAAACTTCAAAGGCGACAGCCGCTGCACATCTTCGTCCCGCACCTCCACGCCCTCAGCACGCAGTTGATTCAGGATGAGGTCGAGATAACGGGCGTTCCAGAGAATGATGGCGTTCACCACCAGGCCCAGGGCCCCCAACTGATCTTCCATCCCGGCCACATAGTGTTGCCGCAGTTCGCCATGTCGGCCTTGGAACACGGCCCGGGCCAGCCGGTGCCGGGCCTCCTGGCGGTTGCGCTGGGTCCCGATGGTGCGTCGGTAGAGCGGATCATCGTGATAACTCAGCAGGTGGAGCGTACTGGCGATCCGCCCCACCTGCTCCAACGCCCGCGTGAGGGCGCTTTTGGGTTTGACGCCGATCACTTTGAGCAGATCCGAGGCCCGCACCGTCCGGGTCATCAGTGACCCCGCGAGGCGCAACAGATCGTCCCAGTGATTGGCAATCAGCGCGGTACCAACCTGTGACGTCGCCAGCGCATTCAACTTTCCATAATTTGCTTCTCGGTTCATGCGCGCGTACGTCCGCTCGCGCAGATCGGCCAGTTCCGGGCTGAACTGATAACCCAACAGGCGGAACAACCCGAAGACCATGTACGACGAGGCCGCTGTATCCGACACGAGTTGCTGAGGCCGCAGCACCGTGTTTTGCTCGATCATGCCGTCCAGAGCGAACAGGGAATCGCGCAGGGTGCCCGGCACCACGATGCCGTGAAAACCGCTGTACTGATCGGAGATGAAGTTGACATAGGTCACGCCACTGCGCACCCCAAAATATTTGGGGTTCTGGCCGGCGTAGATGGTTTTCACGGGGACCCGGAAGCGCAGCCCGTCCACGGAGGCCACCTGACCGTCCCCCCACGCCGCCACCGTCGGAATGGTGGCCTGAAACTCGACCAAGCGGGCATTGGCACTCGCAATCGTTTCGGCGCGCAGGTAATGCTGATCCACCCAGGAGAGGCGGCCACGTCCAAGCGCCTCGGTCTCCGCTTGAACCACCGCGTCCAGCCCGACATTGCACGCTTCAGCCAGCAGAACCGCGCAGACGCTGACGTCGAGGTGTTCTACCCGTGTTCGCGCCTCACTCAAATGGGTAAAAGCGTGGGCAAACCCCGTCCAGCAGTGCACTTCCAGGAGCAGATCCGGCAGATCCAGGCGAGGCATCCGCCTCGCCACCAGCTCGCGCAAGTGCCGCAGACTGGGCGGCTCGGGAAGCGCCTCATCCTCCTGAAGCACCAGCACGGTGCGGCCCTCTTCCTCTGCCAGGGAGACCGCGGCGTTCTGCGGCAGGCGGGCGTCCACCAGCCGGTACCGCTCGTCCAACTGGGCACTGAGCCGCGCCAGCATCACCTGCGGATCGGGGTCAAGGTCAAGACTCCGGCAGACCTCAGCCTTCAGAGCCGTCCAGGCCTGATCCGACAGCAGACGCAGGCGAGGGTCATTAAATTTGGGACTGGCTGACACGAAGACGTCGCGGCGCTTCAGGGCCAGATGCAAATGGTCGAGAACACAAAGGGTGTAAGCAGGCCGGTTCAGTGGCCCTTTTCTGGAAATGAGCTTGACCCAGTCTCCCTTGACGAGCGTGAGTGGCACCTCGGTGGCCATGACCTGTGACCGGCGCTCCAGACGCCGCAGCGCCTGAAGCGCGGCTAGGGACGGCCCTCCAGCGGCGCTGCCCTCAAAGTTCACCGTCCTCAGCAGGGCCGGAAGAAACTGCTGCACGTAGCTGTAGCGACTCAGCAGCCCTTCCAACCGGGTCTCGCTTCTGGGGCGCGTCAGCGCTTGAACCGTGTCTGCTGCGGCCTGAAGCTGTTCCTGAGGCACCAGGGCTAGCACCTGCGCCGCGAAAGTGGGAAAGTCCTGGGGCGGTTGCCCCAAGCTCTCCAGAAAAGCCAAGGTGAGCTGATTGCTGCGCCGGGCCGCCTCCTCCAGTGACGGCAGGTGATCCTGCCGCATGCCGTCCTCCTTGCGTTCAA
Above is a window of Deinococcus reticulitermitis DNA encoding:
- a CDS encoding helix-turn-helix domain-containing protein, with protein sequence MAALEWIERGTHRNEEIAEHFGVSVHTVYTWKARLRRNGGLKATVAGGAVARLTSAQHEHLRTLLREGALQHGLASR
- a CDS encoding Tn3 family transposase yields the protein MSRAITASEDSTALLARYGRYPPILTAEQLHRYFRFDDHDRAVLAQKKGKHNRLGYALQLATVRFLGTFLTDPLDMPGAAIQYVAQQLDLTVNPAKLERYRTRETRWDHRHDIQARWGYRDFSEIPAFFDLTRFLSARARLMAEPPSRLLDLSTARLVERRVLLPGVTTLTRLIARIQHRADERLWRDLAALPSEVQVAALETLLDVPPRSSVSRLDRLRKAPLSVSAPGLVGALKRVETVRRVGVTTLDLSGFPEQRLNTLFRIGMGVKAQALRRMNRSRRIATLLVTVHRLEGQALDDALTLFESLLTDLFNRIERKEDGMRQDHLPSLEEAARRSNQLTLAFLESLGQPPQDFPTFAAQVLALVPQEQLQAAADTVQALTRPRSETRLEGLLSRYSYVQQFLPALLRTVNFEGSAAGGPSLAALQALRRLERRSQVMATEVPLTLVKGDWVKLISRKGPLNRPAYTLCVLDHLHLALKRRDVFVSASPKFNDPRLRLLSDQAWTALKAEVCRSLDLDPDPQVMLARLSAQLDERYRLVDARLPQNAAVSLAEEEGRTVLVLQEDEALPEPPSLRHLRELVARRMPRLDLPDLLLEVHCWTGFAHAFTHLSEARTRVEHLDVSVCAVLLAEACNVGLDAVVQAETEALGRGRLSWVDQHYLRAETIASANARLVEFQATIPTVAAWGDGQVASVDGLRFRVPVKTIYAGQNPKYFGVRSGVTYVNFISDQYSGFHGIVVPGTLRDSLFALDGMIEQNTVLRPQQLVSDTAASSYMVFGLFRLLGYQFSPELADLRERTYARMNREANYGKLNALATSQVGTALIANHWDDLLRLAGSLMTRTVRASDLLKVIGVKPKSALTRALEQVGRIASTLHLLSYHDDPLYRRTIGTQRNRQEARHRLARAVFQGRHGELRQHYVAGMEDQLGALGLVVNAIILWNARYLDLILNQLRAEGVEVRDEDVQRLSPLKFEHIHLGGRYHFSLTSQMPVGQFRRLRDPDEVES